The following proteins are co-located in the Cutaneotrichosporon cavernicola HIS019 DNA, chromosome: 3 genome:
- a CDS encoding uncharacterized protein (phosphatase activator) → MSTADPSNPITSVNPITSVSPGYQAPGIYTNQALLTRLNLDLRGRMFPVEREMLMLLPESVLLGLFPQGLILSKPASWDGGDDGVFTVDFDPDCFQYILDFWADAQASFYGTPTSPGLFHAQQSIPSSPSDPNSDVNQNPLLTKQAIIVLREELEYFSITTPGALARVDAQGLANDELRALKRAAGEALASKRQIFTALQRNVNKENNQAEQHLIDMLCMSGFNRDDEWGYRACEPTRNVISSMALVLLKTGIIHPGQPGAPADITTPIIDDKQMGTAQKLLLFWRKPARKCWWDGVVVEIPESTASSKPMTVKVWARRVWTLELSLI, encoded by the exons ATGTCCACCGCCGACCCATCCAACCCCATCACGAGCGTTAACCCCATCACGTCCGTATCGCCCGGGTACCAGGCGCCGGGGATCTACACGAACCAGGCGCTGCTGACGCgtctcaacctcgacctgcgTGGGCGTATGTTCcccgtcgagcgcgagatgctCATGCTCCTACCTGAGAGCGTGCTGCTAGGTCTATTCCCCCAGGGCCTGATCCTGTCCAAGCCGGCGTCGTGGGACGGTGGTGACGACGGCGTGTTTACGGTTGAC TTCGACCCCGACTGCTTTCAGTACATCCTCGACTTCTGGGCCGACGCCCAGGCGTCGTTCTACGGCACCCCAACCTCTCCGGGCCTCTTCCACGCACAGCAGAGCAtcccctcgtcgcccagcGACCCCAACTCGGACGTAAACCAGAACCCCCTCCTGACCAAGCAGGCTATCATTGTCCTTCGTGAAGAGCTCGAGTACTTTAGCATCACGACGCCTGgtgcgctcgcgcgtgtCGACGCGCAGGGTCTGGCCAACGATGAGCTGCGTGCGCTCAAGCGCGccgcgggcgaggcgctcgcgtCCAAGCGCCAGATCTTTACTGCCCTCCAGCGCAACGTCAACAAGGAGAACAACCAGGCCGAGCAGCACCTCATCGACATGTTGTGCATGAGCGGCTTCaaccgcgacgacgagtggggATACCGCGCATGCGAGCCGACGCGCAATGTTATCAGCTCGAtggcgctcgtcctcctcaagaCGGGCATTATCCACCCTGGCCAGCCCGGCGCCCCCGCTGACATCACTACCCCGAtcatcgacgacaagcAGATGGGCACCGCGCAGAAGCTCCTGTTGTTCTGGCGCAAGCCTGCG CGCAAGTGCTGGTGGGACGGCGTCGTGGTCGAGATCCCCGagtcgacggcgtcgagcaaGCCCATGACCGTCAAGGTCTGGGCGCGGCGTGTGTGGACCCTCGAGTTGTCTCTT ATTTAG
- the QCR8 gene encoding uncharacterized protein (UcrQ family), which translates to MRVSAPVNAGMPSGKTWSGWWGDMKGPKQKGIYVYSVSPFAQKPMKGALSGYLFWGARRLAQQVPYFAPPFLVGYWVYSWGATKYAYYNSKEGHHAMAMAEGGHH; encoded by the exons ATGCGCGTTTCGGCACCAGTTAACGCAGGCATGCCCTCGG GCAAGACTTGG tcCGGTTGGTGGGGTGACATGAAGGGCCCCAAGCAGAAGGGCATCTACGTCTACT CCGTCTCGCCCTTCGCGCAGAAGCCCATGAAGGGCGCCCTCTCGGGCTACCTCTTCTGGGGtgcccgccgcctcgcccagcaGGTCCCCTACTTCGctccccccttcctcgtcggctACTGGGTCTACTCGTGGGGTGCGACCAA gtACGCCTACTACAACTCGAAGGAGGGCCACCACGCGATGGCCATGGCTGAGGGCGGCCACCACTAA
- the rio2 gene encoding uncharacterized protein (Rio2, N-terminal), with protein MRLDATDLRYISHEEFRILQAADIGSRNHEVVPTPLLAELSGLRGGNVAKLCGQLARRNLLARVANTRYDGYRLTYGGLDYLALKTFNKRKPPSVAGVGCKIGVGKESDIYLVQDGEGEKRVLKLHRLGRISFRAIKSKRDYLGKRASASWMYMSRLSAQKEFAFMKVLYDHGFPVPTPIDQARHCVVMSLIDSQPLRAVMSVPDPAKLYGELMEMIMRFARASLIHGDFNEFNILIKRKTYEPIVIDFPQMVSTRHENAEYFFNRDVNCIRRFFRKRFRFEGTTWPVWADVVAEWDEFEKSQKEAVTEAAAEVAVEGGVEEQEGVAAEGKKVDEVATEPPVASAVKFETATTEDEPDSDDEADEPQFLRLDLEVEASGFGQEMQRQLEDYMIEVQDVPNEDLSGGEEESDDDSEEEEDEDEEEAPATEDTAEDAAAKLEKMRIHRALGNDGDPDDEPPAPVSLYSEEEEESDSGDSDGSVGPAPSDYTQYVRAPRAPRQRVNVSQVSKLGQVDELRETVAGEMTRAARSQGPRTKGSSKVGRAKGHKWKSNASYQIGKDTGW; from the exons ATGAGGCTCGACGCCACAGACCTCCGCTACATCTCGCACGAGGAGTTCCGTATCCTCCAGGCG gccGATATCGGCTCGCGTAACCACGAGGTAGTTCCAACGCCGCTCCTTGCGGAGCTCTCGGGGCTTCGTGGCGGCAATGTCGCCAAGCTGTGTGGTcagctcgcgcggcgcaatctcctcgctcgcgtCGCCAACACCCGCTACGACGGCTACCGCTTGACGTACGGAGGATTGGACTACCTCGCCCTCAAGACGTTCAACAAGCGCAAGCCACCCAGTGTCGCGGGTGTGGGCTGCAAGATTGGCGTGGGCAAGGAGAGTGACATCTATCTCGTCCAggacggggagggcgagaagcgTGTGCTCAAGCTGCACCG TCTTGGACGTATCTCGTTCCGCGCGATCAAGAGCAAACGCGACTACCTCGGGAAGcgcgcgtccgcctcgtgGATGTACATGTCGCGCCTGAGTGCTCAGAAGGAGTTTGCATTCATGAAGGTGCTGTACGACCACGGTTTCCCCGTACCCACGCCCATCGACCAGGCGCGCCACTGTGTGGTCATGTCACTCATCGACTCGCAGCCTCTCCGCGCAGTCATGAGTGTACCCGACCCGGCCAAGTTGTATGGCGAGCTCATGGAGATGATTATGCGGTttgcgcgcgcgtcgctcaTCCACGGCGACTTTAACGAGTTTAACATTCTCATCAAGCGCAAGACGTACGAGCCTATTGTTATCGACTTTCCCCAGATGGTGTCGACGCGCCACGAGAATGCCGAATA CTTCTTCAACCGCGACGTCAACTGCATCAGGCGGTTCTTCCGCAAGCGTTTCCGCTTCGAGGGCACGACCTGGCCGGTGTGGGCGGATGTTGTTGCCGAGTGGGACGAGTTCGAGAAGAgccagaaggaggcggtgaccgaggctgcggccgaggttgcggtcgagggaggggtggaggagcaggagggAGTCGCGGCTgaggggaagaaggtggacgaggtcgcgacGGAGCCGCCAGTAGCCTCTGCTGTCAAGTTTGAGACAGCAACcacggaggacgagcccgACAGCGATGATGAAGCCGACGAGCCGCAGTTCCTccgccttgatctcgaggtcgaagcCAGCGGCTTCGGACAGGAGATGCAGCgtcagctcgaggac TACATGATTGAGGTGCAGGACGTGCCCAACGAGGACCTGTcgggtggggaggaagagtCGGATGAtgacagcgaggaggaagaagacgaagacgaggaggaggcacCCGCAACGGAGGACACGGCGGAGGACGCGGCAGCAAAACTGGAAAAGATGCGCATCCaccgcgcgctcggcaacgacggcgacccggacgacgagccacCAGCGCCAGTCTCGCTCTActccgaggaggaggaggagagcgacaGTGGGGACTCGGACGGCTCGGTTGGCCCGGCTCCATCCGACTATACGCAGTATGTGCGGGCAccccgcgcgccgcgccagaGAGTGAATGTCTCGCAGGTGTCCAAGCTTGGCCAGGTGGACGAGCTACGCGAGACCGTCGCGGGTGAGATGacgcgcgctgcgcgctcCCAAGGTCCGCGGACTAAGGGATCGAGCAAGGTCGGCCGCGCCAAGGGCCACAAGTGGAAGTCGAACGCGTCATACCAAATCGGCAAGGACACGGGGTGGTAG